In the Rhea pennata isolate bPtePen1 chromosome 4, bPtePen1.pri, whole genome shotgun sequence genome, GATGCCAGGGCGGGATGGTGAAAGCGCTGAGCGGGGGTGGGCAGCcggggggggccgtgggggcgGCTCCGCATCTGGAGCCCGACACCTGGGAGTGAAGCGAGGGGCGACGGAGgcggcagggagggagggagcgtcccgccgccgcggcccccgcggcctTCCCGCGCCCCCGGAGGcccccagggtgggggggggcaagCGCCCCATGCGTCCTTCGCCACCGCCGCCCAGGCCCTCACCGCCCTTAGGAATAGGCCAGTCCTTGGAGCGAGCGCGCCGAGGTGTGAAACTTGTCCGAGTCCTCGAAAGACTGGTCTGGGCGCCGGGGAGGGAAGGCAAAGGGGGGGGGTGAGTGGTGGGGCACGGGCCCCCgtcggcgcggggccggcgagggggccggcggcgggctgcgCTCACCTTGCAGGCTGCCGCCGCTGGCACTGGAgcaggcgggcggcggggagctcTGCGGTCGCACCACGGGGGCGAAGGCGCTTTTCTGCTTCACCGCCGAGATCATGTTGAcgggggagaaggagaagacgCCGGCAGGGCTGGAGGTGTTGGTGCCCGACGGGAGGCTGATGGAGGAGGCACCGAGCGGGGGGCTGGAAGGCATAACTGGGGGGAGAGACACCCACTGAGCCACGCAGAGCTGCACGGGGCGAGAGCCGGGGACCGGGCATCGCTCCTGGCTCAGCCCAGGAcgcccggcggcagcagcccggCACCTGGCTTCACTCCCGGCTCAGCCAGGGACGCCTGGTGGCAGCATCCCAGCACTGGGCATCGCTCCCGGCTCAGCCTGGGATGCCCggaggcagcagcctggcacctgGCTTCACTCCCGGCTCAGCCCGGGATGCCCggaggcagcagcctggcacctgGCTTCACTCCCGGCTCAGCCCGGGATGCCCggaggcagcagcctggcacctgGCTTCACTCCCGGCTCAGCCCGGGATGCCCGGAGGCAGCAGCCCGGCACCTGGCTTCACTCCCGGCTCAGCCCGGGACGCCCGGCGGCAGCATCCCGGCACCTGGCTTCACTCCCGGCTCAGCCCAGGACGCCCGGAGGCAGCAGCCCGGCACATGGCTTCACTCCCGGCTCAGCCCAGGACGCCCGGCGGCAGCATCCCGGCACCTGGCTTCACTCCTGGCTCAGCCCGGGATGCCCGGAGGCAGCAGCCCGGCACCTGGCTTCACTCCCGGCTCAGCCCGGGATGCCCGGAGGCAGCAGCCCGGCACCTGGCTTCACTCCCGGCTCAGCCCAGGACGCCCGGAGGCAGCAGCCCGGCACCTGGCTTCACTCCCGGCTCAGCCCGGGATGCCCGGAGGCAGCAGCCCGGCACCTGGCTTCACTCCCGGCTCAGCCCGGGATGCCCGGAGGCAGCAGCCCGGCACCGGGCTTCACTCCTGGCTCAGCCTGGGATGCCCGGAGGCAGCAGCCCGGCACCTGGCTTCACTCCCGGCTCAGCCCAGGACGCCCGGAGGCAGCAGCCCGGCACCTGGCTTCACTCCCGGCTCAGCCCGTGATgcccggcggcagcagcccggCACCTGGCATCACTCCCGGCTCAGCCCGGGATGCCCGGTGGCAGCAGCCCGGCACCGGGCATCGCTCCCGGTTCAGCCCAGGATGCCCGgcggcagcagcctggcacctgGCATCACTCCCGGCTCAGCCAGGGACGCCCGGCGGCAGCATCCCGGCACCAGACATCGCTCCTGGCTCAGCCCAGGACACCCGGCGGCAGCATCCCGGCACCAGGCATCGCTCCCGGCTCAGCCTGGGATGCCTGGCGGCAGCAGCCCAGGGCCCTGCTGCCCCGTTTCATTGCAGCCGGCTCGGGGCCGTGGATGGATGCGGGATGCCGGGGGCCCCGGAGCACCGTGGAGGCAGTCGCACCGCGCCGCGGACTCACTGGCGTAGGGGGAGTTGGCGGTGGAGCCGTTGAGGAAGCTGGGGGAGCCGGGCACCCCCAGGCTGGCCATGGTGCTGCCCCCGTAGCCGCTGATGCTGGAGGCGCCGCTGTAGCTGCCCTGCTGCGGCGTGGAGCTGGGCACATAGCCCCGCGGCGAGGCGCTGCTCGTGCTGCGCGCGTAGCCTGCGGGCGACAAAGCCGGCGCTGGCACTGCGGTggcagcccggcgcccggccccgcgctcggCCCGGCGCCCTTCCCACCTTGCTCGGTGCCCTGCGCCGCCTCGCCGATGTTGACGGCCAGCTGGCTGCCGAAGGAGTTCACCCCCATGACGCCGGCGGCGCCGTGGCTGCCGGCGAGCGAGGAGAGCTGGCCGGGCGTGCGGGGGACGCTGTACAGCGCCTCGGCGATGTCTGCCGCCCGCTTCAGGATGATGTCctgcggggacggggacggcgTCACCCCGGCGCACAGGCTCCGCTCCTGCCACCCTGGGACACGCGCAGCCCGGGCGGCCCCAGGAAGGGGAAGCGGCTgtgccgcggcgggggcggccgagGCTGCTCCCGCTCGTGCCAGGGGCCAGGAAGGACGTGGGAGCAGCGGAGGCtccggggcggcagcgcccaGCCCAGCGGAGCCGCGGGGCCCTGACCCGGGCGGCCGCGCTTTCCGCCCAGGtggggggcggccggcggggccctGACGCAGCGCCCGAGGAATCCTAACGCGAAGCAGATGTGGGGCCGGGCGGCCTGCTGCCGGCACGGCACCATGTGGCGCTGCACAGCACGGCACAGAGCAtcacagcacggcacggcacagcgctgcacggcacggcacagcactGCACGGCGCTCTATGGCACGGCACAGTGctgcacggcacggcacagcgctGCACGGCGCTCTATGGCATGGCACAGCGCTGCACGGCATGGCacagtgcagcccagcatggcacggcatggcacagcacagtgcTGCACAGTGCTCtatggcacagcacagcactgcacgGCACGCCACAGTGCTGCACGGCACAGAGCAtcacagcacggcacggcacagcgctGCACGGCGCTCtatggcacggcacagcactgcacagcacggcacagtgcagcccagcatggcacggcatggcacagcacagtgcTGCACAGTGCTCtatggcacagcacagcactgcacggcacggcacagtgCTGCACGGCACAGAGCATcacagcacagcacggcacagcgctgcacggcacggcacagAGCAGCACGGCACGGCCCAGCGCTGCATGGCCCAGCGGCATCCCGGCACGCATGGCCCCCGGTACCTGGTTGCTGTGCGGCATCCCGTAGAGCGCTTCCACCAGGTCGGCCGCCCGCTTCAGCAGCACCTCCTGCGGGGGAGCGGGTCATGGTTTGGGGGGGGGACGGGCACTGGCaccccgtccccgtccccgtgcATCGCCCGGGCGGCCCAGCGCCTACCTTGGGCAAGCGCTCGGGGTCGCCGGGGTGCCGGGGAATGACCTTCTGCAGCCGCTGGAAGCCGTAGTCGATGGTGGGCTCGTTCAGCGCTGGGCGAGGGGACACGGCGGTGAGGGCTGCCGCGCATGCCACCCAGCAGGCCAGCCGCCACGCCGGCACTGAAACCCTGTGATTGCCCTGCACATCCCACGTGCAAGTGCATGCGTGTGCACAGCCCTCGGGCACTCCGCACGTGTGTGCATGGCTGCTGCTCATACCAGATGCGTGTGCACGCTGCCACGCTCACCCTGCGTGCATGTGCACACTGTAGGCATGCATGCTGCCCTGCTCACTGCACACGTGTGCATGCTGCCACACTCACATCATATGCATGCTGCCACGCTCACACTGCACACGCATGCATGCTGCTGTGCTCATGCCACATTCATGACGCTGTCCAGGATGGGGCTGGGTCACCCCACGGAGCCAggggagggagctggcaggaggCTGCGGGGACCCCCGGGCATGGGGACAGGCACATCTGCACACACGCGTGCACgtgcacatgcacgcacatgCACCCATGTACACATTCACCCACGTGCGCAGGGGCTCCCCACTCTGCCCCGGCACAGATGCCTCAGGCGGGTGCACGCTGGCTCCTTTGCACACGCGTGGTGGATCCCGCAGTGCCCACACACACGTGACGCCGCACAGGTGCGGTCATGCACTTGCCATGCCGGACGTGCACTGACACACTCTCCCACACGTTATTGCACACGTGGAGTCTCAGTGGTGCCTCCTGCATCGTGttgtgcatgcatgcacaaCCGCTCTGCACACACAGAGCACTGTGCATGTGTGCCACACGCACTGGTGGTGCGGCACGCACACGGCACAGCCGCGTGCCCAGGCCGCCCACCTGGCGCCCGCCCTCACCCGTGTAGACGAAGCGGCCCGGGGCGCCCTTGCAGAACTGCTTGGACTTGTAGGAGAGCGTCACCTCCACGACGCCGGGGATGTGCCGCGGCGGGGTCTGCACGCGGATGGCGTGCGGCGTGATGAGCTGCGGGGGCGTGCCGGGCTgaggcggccgggcgccggcggggggtCGCCCTGGCCCCCCTGCCgcccccggcaccgccgcctACCTCGCTCCACACCAGCATGGTGCCGAAGACGACCTGGAGCCCGTCGAAGAAGT is a window encoding:
- the LOC134139728 gene encoding transcription factor COE1-like isoform X1, producing MFSVQEALPRGGLPMKEEPLTAGLPSVRWLQSTGILDASTAAQSGVGLARAHFEKQPPSNLRKSNFFHFVLAMYDRQGQPVEIERTSFIDFVEKEREQSGEKTNNGIHYRLQLLYSNGVRTEQDLYVRLVDSMSKQAIVYEGQDKNPEMCRVLLTHEIMCSRCCDKKSCGNRNETPSDPVIIDRFFLKFFLKCNQNCLKNAGNPRDMRRFQVVVSTTVNVDGHVLAVSDNMFVHNNSKHGRRARRLDPSEAATPCIKAISPSEGWTTGGATVIVIGDNFFDGLQVVFGTMLVWSELITPHAIRVQTPPRHIPGVVEVTLSYKSKQFCKGAPGRFVYTALNEPTIDYGFQRLQKVIPRHPGDPERLPKEVLLKRAADLVEALYGMPHSNQDIILKRAADIAEALYSVPRTPGQLSSLAGSHGAAGVMGVNSFGSQLAVNIGEAAQGTEQGYARSTSSASPRGYVPSSTPQQGSYSGASSISGYGGSTMASLGVPGSPSFLNGSTANSPYAIMPSSPPLGASSISLPSGTNTSSPAGVFSFSPVNMISAVKQKSAFAPVVRPQSSPPPACSSASGGSLQDQSFEDSDKFHTSARSLQGLAYS
- the LOC134139728 gene encoding transcription factor COE4-like isoform X2, with the translated sequence MFSVQEALPRGGLPMKEEPLTAGLPSVRWLQSTGILDASTAAQSGVGLARAHFEKQPPSNLRKSNFFHFVLAMYDRQGQPVEIERTSFIDFVEKEREQSGEKTNNGIHYRLQLLYSNGVRTEQDLYVRLVDSMSKQAIVYEGQDKNPEMCRVLLTHEIMCSRCCDKKSCGNRNETPSDPVIIDRFFLKFFLKCNQNCLKNAGNPRDMRRFQVVVSTTVNVDGHVLAVSDNMFVHNNSKHGRRARRLDPSEATPCIKAISPSEGWTTGGATVIVIGDNFFDGLQVVFGTMLVWSELITPHAIRVQTPPRHIPGVVEVTLSYKSKQFCKGAPGRFVYTALNEPTIDYGFQRLQKVIPRHPGDPERLPKEVLLKRAADLVEALYGMPHSNQDIILKRAADIAEALYSVPRTPGQLSSLAGSHGAAGVMGVNSFGSQLAVNIGEAAQGTEQGYARSTSSASPRGYVPSSTPQQGSYSGASSISGYGGSTMASLGVPGSPSFLNGSTANSPYAIMPSSPPLGASSISLPSGTNTSSPAGVFSFSPVNMISAVKQKSAFAPVVRPQSSPPPACSSASGGSLQDQSFEDSDKFHTSARSLQGLAYS